From Gemmatimonadaceae bacterium, the proteins below share one genomic window:
- the hutI gene encoding imidazolonepropionase, producing the protein MSVSATQLFVNAAEVLTCAGPGRARRGPEMRDAVVRKGVGVAVDAGGKVLDVAADAELRATHRGAHEVDCSGGVLAPGFVDSHTHAIFGRPRYEEQELRAAGVGYLEIAKRGGGIHSSVRDLRQRSEDELVALARPRLMRLAAHGTTTVEVKSGYGLSLDSELTTLRAIRRLQQELPIRLVPTFLGAHEIPLEYREAPRSREDYLGLVINEMLPAVARKGLARFCDVFCEPGVYTADEARRLLTAARGHGLLLKLHADELEHAAAAELAAELGATSADHLAAISPDGIKALAAADTVATLLPGTMLFLGRPKQAPARALLDAGCAVALASDFNPGTSPSGNLPLVLTLGVSQLRLSVAEAFVAATVNGAAALGLAGELGQIAPGYCADLALFDVRDHREIPYWYGDRHCVATWVGGKTAVGLADRA; encoded by the coding sequence GTGAGTGTTTCCGCAACGCAGCTGTTTGTGAACGCCGCCGAGGTCCTGACCTGCGCGGGCCCCGGACGCGCGCGGCGTGGCCCCGAGATGCGGGACGCCGTGGTGCGAAAGGGGGTCGGGGTCGCGGTCGATGCCGGTGGCAAGGTTCTCGACGTGGCGGCGGATGCAGAGCTTCGTGCAACGCATCGTGGTGCACACGAGGTGGACTGCAGCGGCGGCGTGCTGGCGCCGGGATTCGTGGACTCGCACACGCACGCGATCTTTGGACGGCCGCGCTACGAGGAACAGGAGCTGCGCGCGGCGGGTGTGGGCTATCTCGAGATCGCCAAGCGCGGCGGCGGGATCCACAGCTCGGTGCGCGACCTGCGCCAGCGGAGCGAGGACGAACTCGTCGCCCTCGCGCGACCGCGGTTGATGCGCCTCGCGGCGCACGGCACCACGACCGTCGAGGTGAAGTCGGGCTACGGTCTCTCGCTCGACTCCGAGCTCACCACGCTGCGTGCGATCCGGCGCCTGCAACAGGAACTGCCGATCCGCCTCGTGCCCACGTTCCTTGGCGCACACGAGATCCCGTTGGAGTACCGCGAGGCGCCGCGCAGTCGCGAGGACTATTTGGGCCTGGTCATCAACGAGATGCTGCCGGCCGTGGCGCGCAAGGGTCTGGCGCGCTTCTGCGATGTGTTCTGCGAGCCCGGGGTCTACACGGCCGATGAAGCGCGGCGCCTGCTGACCGCGGCCCGCGGACATGGGCTGCTGCTCAAGCTGCACGCAGATGAGCTCGAACACGCGGCGGCCGCAGAACTCGCCGCCGAGCTCGGCGCGACCTCGGCTGACCACTTGGCGGCGATCTCGCCCGACGGCATCAAGGCTCTGGCGGCCGCCGACACGGTGGCGACTCTGCTGCCGGGCACGATGCTCTTTCTCGGCAGGCCGAAGCAGGCGCCTGCGCGGGCGCTGCTGGACGCAGGTTGCGCCGTGGCGCTCGCCTCGGATTTCAATCCGGGCACCAGCCCCTCCGGCAACCTGCCGCTCGTGCTCACGCTGGGCGTGAGCCAGTTGCGGCTGAGTGTGGCCGAGGCCTTCGTGGCCGCGACGGTGAATGGGGCCGCCGCGCTTGGGCTGGCCGGGGAGTTGGGTCAAATCGCTCCCGGGTACTGCGCCGACCTCGCCTTGTTCGACGTCCGCGACCATCGCGAAATCCCGTATTGGTACGGGGATAGGCACTGTGTCGCGACCTGGGTTGGCGGCAAGACGGCCGTGGGGCTCGCCGACAGGGCCTAA
- a CDS encoding polyprenyl synthetase family protein has translation MDSHLRMPVAAALLEIQAPIRERLEQVPAEMWRIIQADLAIIDAANQHLKGMRGKLFRPTLLLLASGIEGKPEPRSVPLAAVAELVHLTSVVHDDSVDHSVLRRGQPTINAIFSHQVAVLMGDFLFSKAIAELVRLGDLEPLRIFTEASNEMTVGELRQLASFDALSFGEDDYTRLIRAKTASLVGAACEMGALAGAPRFRQQMRTFGERLGMAFQVADDLIDYTEQEAVTGKPTGNDLKEHKVTLPLIAALPRMSRSQRARVDALFADPTPGDAAIAEVVGIVTECGGLDVARAQGERYAAEAEEALRDLPSSEVKRSLSDALAYVIDRRA, from the coding sequence TTGGATTCCCATCTTCGGATGCCCGTCGCGGCGGCGCTGCTGGAGATCCAGGCGCCGATTCGCGAGCGCCTCGAGCAGGTGCCGGCGGAGATGTGGCGCATCATCCAGGCGGACCTCGCGATCATCGACGCGGCCAACCAGCACCTCAAAGGGATGCGTGGCAAGCTGTTCCGTCCGACGCTGCTGTTGCTGGCCTCGGGCATCGAAGGCAAGCCGGAGCCGCGCTCGGTGCCGCTGGCAGCGGTGGCGGAGTTGGTGCACCTCACCAGCGTCGTGCACGACGACTCCGTGGACCATTCGGTGTTGCGGCGTGGACAGCCGACCATCAACGCGATCTTCAGTCATCAGGTCGCCGTGCTGATGGGCGACTTCCTCTTCTCCAAGGCCATCGCTGAACTCGTGCGGCTCGGGGACCTGGAGCCGTTGCGCATCTTCACCGAAGCCTCGAACGAGATGACCGTCGGCGAACTGCGCCAACTGGCCAGCTTCGACGCGCTGAGCTTCGGGGAGGACGACTACACGCGCTTGATCCGCGCCAAGACGGCCTCGTTGGTGGGCGCGGCGTGTGAGATGGGGGCGCTGGCCGGCGCCCCACGGTTCCGCCAGCAGATGCGCACCTTCGGCGAGCGCCTCGGGATGGCCTTCCAGGTGGCGGACGACCTGATCGACTACACGGAGCAGGAGGCCGTGACGGGGAAGCCCACGGGCAACGACCTGAAGGAGCACAAGGTGACGCTGCCGCTGATCGCGGCGCTGCCTCGGATGTCGCGCAGCCAGCGCGCGCGTGTAGACGCGCTGTTCGCGGACCCGACGCCGGGTGACGCGGCGATCGCCGAGGTCGTCGGCATCGTGACGGAGTGCGGGGGACTGGACGTGGCCCGCGCGCAGGGCGAGCGCTATGCGGCGGAGGCGGAGGAAGCCTTGCGCGACCTTCCGAGCTCCGAGGTCAAGCGCTCGTTGTCGGATGCGCTGGCGTACGTGATCGACCGGCGGGCCTGA
- a CDS encoding tetratricopeptide repeat protein has protein sequence MADIVKLKKKAADLEAKKQLDKALDVYREIIEAYEAGDEDPIDIPLYNRVGDMMQKSGNLPEAVSIWERAVDHYTDGGFFNPAIALCNKILRQSPGRTLVYYKLGKIHAEKGFKGDARQNFLEYASRQQKAGNLNDAFKALKEFAELVPDQHDVRLMLADQLVKADRKDEAIEQLQLGFTQATADGLEDESEKFASKMKEIDPTVEPKAGDASSGGGGGGLVFLDVDEPKPRKQSKQELQRVTKAVEGLQLLTPETLAPPPAARATPTPAAPQPAVEPPEPEPPAAEPPVVEPPAAAAPPADEAPVLEIEPTVSEEDIPAPRTTRSDLQATSLGEDVSVEEIEVESLEVEATSIGEVADDVEIPVLEVEPTAHAESADAADEIELIEIQATAESPVPVAEPEVGAADADQDDEGDEDTEPVEEPPTVPSRATLAARAMAERLSAQVLAEDLAEAEEAAEAESEANASAEPAEAASTDAGPSGDEAVDAEREADADTEQPSAPAQAAADNSIPLIESESEMGEPGSGQLEVEPSVPSTSFFSDTPDGVGGEYELLDQSSVEPFSAEPPSAEEHTDGDAPEDEAPSVEEPSTAVSLVELRERVVQEPENWGVRRLYAELLLEQGPRADAIEELAIAMAGYEQEGDLDSAGAIAEEIVRLEPTSIRYHKMRVEYAFRANHRERLAEAYVELADALLADGQAQKARSVYQRVLDINPDDLRAQAAIEAIPEEEATPRASTTVSARASGTKDEHPSAPTPSSAPTPASAATPSAESDGAGGDDYISLGDWLREDDAPKSTRMVVEEKEPTGDEQADFEDMLKKFKEGVSANVEDEDHEAHYDLGVAYKEMGLLDEAIAEFQKALRGSAHRVRTYESLGHCFVEKGQLPVAATILLRALAEKGVGDESLVGVLYLLGAIAEEQQKFADAKKYYERVFAVDIQFRDVGERLNAVEQQIS, from the coding sequence ATGGCCGATATCGTCAAGCTCAAGAAGAAGGCGGCCGACCTCGAGGCCAAGAAGCAACTCGACAAGGCGCTCGACGTCTATCGCGAGATTATCGAGGCGTACGAGGCGGGCGACGAAGACCCCATCGATATCCCCCTGTACAACCGCGTGGGGGACATGATGCAGAAGTCCGGCAACTTGCCGGAGGCCGTCTCCATTTGGGAGCGGGCGGTCGACCACTACACGGACGGTGGCTTCTTCAACCCGGCAATCGCCCTCTGCAACAAGATTCTCCGGCAGTCGCCCGGGCGCACCCTGGTCTACTACAAGCTCGGGAAGATCCACGCGGAGAAGGGCTTCAAGGGCGACGCACGCCAGAACTTCCTGGAGTACGCGAGTCGCCAGCAGAAGGCCGGGAATCTCAATGATGCCTTCAAGGCCCTGAAGGAATTCGCCGAGTTGGTGCCGGACCAACACGACGTCCGCTTGATGCTCGCAGACCAGTTGGTCAAGGCCGACCGCAAGGATGAGGCGATCGAGCAGTTGCAGCTTGGGTTCACGCAGGCGACGGCGGACGGCCTCGAGGACGAGTCCGAGAAGTTTGCCTCGAAGATGAAGGAGATTGACCCGACGGTGGAGCCCAAGGCAGGCGATGCCTCGTCGGGGGGCGGTGGCGGCGGCTTGGTCTTCCTCGATGTCGACGAGCCGAAGCCCCGCAAGCAGTCAAAGCAGGAACTCCAGCGCGTCACCAAGGCGGTCGAGGGCCTGCAGTTGCTGACGCCGGAGACGCTCGCGCCTCCGCCGGCCGCTCGCGCCACGCCGACACCAGCCGCGCCGCAGCCGGCAGTCGAGCCGCCCGAGCCGGAACCGCCCGCCGCGGAGCCGCCCGTCGTGGAGCCTCCAGCGGCTGCTGCGCCGCCGGCTGACGAAGCGCCGGTGCTGGAGATCGAGCCCACGGTCAGCGAAGAGGATATCCCCGCGCCGCGCACCACGCGCTCGGATCTCCAGGCGACGAGCCTTGGCGAGGATGTGTCAGTCGAGGAAATCGAGGTGGAGTCGCTCGAGGTTGAGGCAACCTCCATCGGAGAAGTCGCTGATGATGTGGAGATCCCCGTTCTGGAGGTCGAGCCGACGGCACACGCTGAGTCGGCCGACGCCGCGGACGAGATCGAACTGATTGAGATCCAGGCGACGGCCGAGTCGCCGGTTCCGGTCGCCGAGCCCGAGGTGGGCGCCGCGGACGCCGATCAGGATGACGAGGGCGACGAGGACACGGAGCCGGTCGAGGAGCCGCCGACCGTTCCGTCGCGCGCGACCTTGGCGGCGCGGGCGATGGCCGAGCGGCTCTCCGCGCAGGTCTTGGCGGAGGATCTCGCCGAGGCCGAGGAAGCGGCAGAGGCCGAGAGCGAGGCCAACGCCAGCGCTGAACCGGCGGAGGCTGCGTCAACTGACGCAGGGCCCTCCGGTGATGAGGCGGTCGATGCTGAGCGCGAGGCCGACGCGGACACGGAGCAGCCCTCAGCGCCGGCGCAGGCCGCCGCCGATAACTCGATCCCGCTGATCGAGTCCGAATCGGAGATGGGCGAGCCAGGGAGTGGCCAGCTCGAGGTCGAACCGTCGGTGCCCTCGACGTCGTTCTTCTCCGATACCCCGGACGGCGTCGGTGGTGAGTACGAACTGCTCGACCAGTCGTCCGTCGAGCCGTTCTCGGCGGAGCCGCCGAGCGCGGAAGAACACACCGACGGCGACGCGCCTGAGGACGAGGCGCCCTCGGTCGAGGAGCCCAGCACCGCGGTGAGCTTGGTGGAACTGCGCGAGCGCGTCGTGCAGGAGCCGGAGAACTGGGGGGTGCGCCGACTGTACGCGGAGCTGCTGCTCGAGCAGGGGCCGCGCGCCGATGCGATCGAGGAGTTGGCGATCGCGATGGCCGGTTACGAGCAGGAGGGCGATCTCGACAGCGCCGGCGCGATTGCCGAGGAGATCGTGCGGCTCGAGCCGACGTCCATTCGCTACCACAAGATGCGCGTGGAGTACGCATTCCGCGCGAATCACCGCGAACGCCTCGCCGAGGCCTACGTGGAGTTGGCCGACGCACTGCTGGCGGACGGCCAGGCGCAAAAGGCGCGCTCGGTCTACCAGCGAGTGCTGGACATCAACCCCGACGACCTGCGGGCGCAGGCGGCCATCGAAGCCATCCCGGAGGAGGAGGCGACACCGCGCGCCTCGACGACCGTCTCGGCGCGGGCCTCCGGCACGAAGGACGAGCACCCCTCGGCACCAACTCCGTCGTCGGCACCCACACCGGCGTCGGCGGCCACGCCCAGTGCGGAGAGCGATGGCGCGGGCGGCGACGACTATATCTCGCTCGGAGACTGGCTGCGTGAGGACGACGCGCCGAAGAGCACCCGGATGGTCGTCGAGGAAAAGGAGCCCACCGGCGACGAGCAGGCCGACTTCGAGGACATGCTCAAGAAATTCAAGGAGGGCGTGTCGGCCAACGTCGAGGACGAGGACCACGAGGCCCACTACGACCTCGGCGTCGCGTACAAGGAGATGGGGCTGCTGGACGAGGCCATCGCGGAGTTCCAGAAGGCCTTGCGCGGCAGTGCGCATCGCGTGCGCACCTATGAGTCGCTGGGCCATTGCTTCGTGGAGAAGGGACAGCTGCCCGTGGCCGCGACGATCCTGCTACGCGCGCTGGCGGAAAAGGGCGTGGGCGACGAGTCGCTGGTTGGGGTGCTCTACCTGCTCGGCGCGATTGCCGAGGAGCAACAGAAGTTTGCCGACGCCAAGAAGTACTATGAGCGCGTGTTTGCGGTGGACATCCAGTTCCGTGACGTAGGCGAGCGCCTGAACGCGGTGGAGCAACAGATCTCGTGA
- a CDS encoding SurA N-terminal domain-containing protein, protein MLQQMRGGVAKYIWVVLFVAFVGGFLLADMSGLVGMTGVTPNTVVAKVNGEEIPYLTWENLTRQLVQQQEQQTGRATTMDERLQLEQQAFDQLVTEILLRQEYERRGIHVTDAEIVTAARNAPPPQFLQAPELLTEGRFDPDKYQRFLNSPVARQQGLLAQLEAYYRSEIPRAKLFSQLAAETWISDDALFQVYRDERDTARVAYVSFRPSPAQVEAAQVSDAEARRYYEQYKGRWNRPGRALASVISVTRIPAASDSARVLARARALRQEIVSGAASFADVARRESEDSVSAADGGSLGRGPRGRFVASFENAAFNLRLNEVSQPVLTEFGYHLIQPTERKGDTLAVRHILLRVAQGDSTATMSDRAADRLAAIAAGASDPAKFDQAAQELNLLVTQVPLQEGQTAAYQARGVRGISGWAFSGSRVGEISDLIDDESGYYLVRLDSLTRGGDQPFEAVRADIIQALKERKSVEGLQAQAEAFLAEARATSLADAARKSSFELDTTRAFNRASFVEGLGFSNQAVGAAFGLPVGDVALVKTVDAIFVMQVVERREAARGPFEEQKADLRRQLMANAREDRLRQWLEYLRRDAEIVDRRIEVNAQLRQQVIE, encoded by the coding sequence GTGCTGCAACAGATGCGTGGTGGTGTTGCGAAGTACATCTGGGTCGTGCTCTTCGTCGCCTTCGTCGGCGGCTTCCTGCTCGCCGACATGTCCGGCCTTGTCGGGATGACCGGCGTCACGCCGAACACCGTGGTTGCCAAGGTGAACGGCGAGGAAATTCCCTACCTGACCTGGGAGAACCTCACCCGGCAGCTGGTGCAGCAGCAGGAGCAGCAGACGGGACGCGCCACGACGATGGACGAGCGCCTGCAGCTGGAGCAGCAGGCATTCGACCAACTCGTGACGGAGATCCTCCTCCGTCAGGAATACGAGAGGCGGGGCATCCACGTCACGGACGCAGAGATCGTCACGGCGGCGCGCAACGCGCCGCCGCCGCAGTTCCTTCAGGCGCCGGAACTGCTGACCGAGGGCCGTTTCGACCCCGACAAGTACCAGCGCTTCCTGAACTCGCCGGTGGCCCGCCAACAGGGCCTGCTCGCGCAGCTCGAGGCGTACTACCGCTCCGAGATCCCGCGCGCCAAGCTGTTCTCGCAGCTGGCGGCGGAGACCTGGATCTCCGACGACGCCCTCTTCCAGGTCTACCGCGACGAGCGCGACACCGCGCGCGTGGCCTACGTGTCCTTCCGCCCGTCGCCGGCGCAGGTCGAGGCCGCACAGGTCAGCGACGCCGAGGCGCGGCGCTACTACGAACAATACAAGGGTCGCTGGAACCGCCCCGGCCGCGCGCTGGCCTCGGTGATCAGCGTGACCCGCATCCCGGCCGCCTCCGACTCGGCGCGCGTACTCGCCCGGGCGCGGGCGCTGCGCCAGGAGATCGTGAGCGGGGCCGCGAGCTTCGCCGACGTCGCGCGCCGTGAGTCGGAGGACTCCGTCTCGGCAGCCGACGGTGGCTCGCTGGGCCGTGGCCCGCGCGGGCGCTTCGTGGCCTCGTTCGAGAACGCGGCGTTCAACCTGCGGCTGAACGAAGTCTCGCAGCCGGTGCTCACGGAGTTTGGCTACCACCTCATCCAGCCCACCGAGCGGAAGGGCGACACGCTCGCGGTGCGGCATATCCTGCTTCGCGTGGCGCAGGGTGACTCGACGGCGACGATGTCGGACCGCGCGGCGGACCGCCTCGCGGCTATCGCGGCCGGCGCCAGCGACCCCGCCAAGTTTGACCAGGCCGCGCAGGAGCTCAACCTGCTCGTGACGCAGGTGCCGTTGCAGGAAGGCCAGACAGCGGCCTACCAGGCCCGCGGCGTGCGGGGAATCAGCGGCTGGGCCTTCTCGGGCTCCCGCGTTGGCGAGATCAGCGACCTGATCGACGACGAGAGCGGCTACTACCTCGTGCGCCTCGACTCGCTCACCCGCGGCGGCGACCAGCCCTTCGAGGCGGTGCGGGCCGACATCATCCAGGCACTCAAGGAGCGCAAGTCGGTCGAGGGCCTGCAGGCGCAGGCCGAGGCCTTCCTGGCCGAGGCGCGCGCGACCTCGCTGGCCGACGCCGCCCGCAAGTCCAGCTTCGAGCTCGACACCACGCGCGCCTTCAACCGCGCGAGTTTCGTCGAGGGCCTCGGCTTCTCGAACCAGGCCGTGGGCGCCGCCTTCGGCCTGCCGGTCGGTGACGTGGCCCTGGTAAAGACGGTCGACGCCATCTTCGTGATGCAGGTGGTGGAGCGTCGCGAGGCCGCGCGCGGCCCCTTCGAGGAACAGAAGGCGGACCTGCGCCGACAGCTGATGGCGAATGCCCGCGAGGATCGCTTGCGCCAGTGGCTGGAGTACCTGCGCCGGGATGCGGAGATCGTCGACCGGCGGATTGAGGTCAATGCGCAGCTCAGGCAGCAGGTGATTGAATAG
- the hutU gene encoding urocanate hydratase, whose protein sequence is MARMATTASPRTVRAPRGTTISCKGWQQEAALRMLMNNLDPEVAERPDDLVVYGGTGKAARSWEAFDAIVASLRVLEHDETLLVQSGKPVAVFRTSVHAPRVLIANSNLVGRFATWEHFRELERQGLMMYGQMTAGSWIYIGSQGIVQGTYETFGAVARKHFGGSLAGRFVLTAGLGGMGGAQPLAATMNDAAILGVDVDPTRIQKRLDTGYCDRMTEDLDEAMTWIREAQQAKRGLSVGLVGNAAEVLPLMVERGITPDVVTDQTSAHDMLNGYVPHGMSLEAAAALRESDPNEYVKRSTASAVAHVRAMRAMQQAGAIAFDYGNNIRTVAFDAGLKDAFEIPGFVPAYIRPLFCEGKGPFRWAALSGDPADIARTDELVLSMFPHDEHLKRWITMARERIHFQGLPARICWLGQGDRAKFGVALNDLVATGELKAPIAIGRDHLDTGSVASPFRETEGMKDGTDAVADWAILNALVNVAGGASWVSFHHGGGVGIGNSLHAGQVIVADGTDEMRQRLERVLTNDPGMGVARHADAGYDIAIETARRTGLKLPMLGTA, encoded by the coding sequence ATTGCACGGATGGCCACGACCGCATCCCCCCGCACCGTTCGCGCGCCGCGCGGCACGACCATCTCCTGCAAGGGTTGGCAGCAGGAGGCCGCCCTGCGCATGCTGATGAACAACCTCGACCCCGAGGTCGCCGAGCGCCCTGACGACCTCGTGGTCTACGGCGGCACCGGCAAGGCAGCGCGCAGCTGGGAGGCCTTCGACGCCATCGTGGCCAGCCTGCGCGTGCTGGAGCACGACGAGACGCTGCTCGTGCAGAGCGGCAAGCCGGTGGCGGTGTTCCGCACCAGCGTGCACGCGCCGCGCGTGTTGATCGCGAACTCCAACCTCGTCGGCCGCTTCGCCACCTGGGAGCACTTTCGCGAACTCGAGCGCCAGGGCCTGATGATGTACGGCCAGATGACGGCGGGCTCGTGGATCTACATTGGCTCGCAGGGCATTGTGCAGGGCACCTATGAGACCTTTGGCGCCGTGGCGCGCAAGCACTTCGGCGGATCGCTCGCCGGCCGCTTCGTGCTCACCGCCGGGCTCGGCGGCATGGGTGGCGCACAGCCTTTGGCAGCGACGATGAACGACGCTGCCATCCTTGGCGTGGACGTGGATCCCACGCGCATCCAGAAGCGGCTCGACACGGGCTACTGCGACCGGATGACGGAGGATCTCGACGAGGCGATGACTTGGATCCGCGAGGCGCAACAGGCCAAGCGCGGGCTCTCCGTTGGCCTCGTCGGCAATGCGGCGGAGGTGCTGCCGCTGATGGTGGAGCGGGGCATCACACCGGACGTGGTCACCGACCAGACCTCGGCGCACGACATGCTGAACGGCTATGTGCCGCACGGCATGTCGTTGGAGGCCGCGGCGGCACTGCGTGAGAGCGATCCGAACGAGTATGTGAAGCGCTCGACGGCCAGCGCAGTGGCGCACGTGCGCGCTATGCGTGCGATGCAGCAGGCGGGCGCGATCGCCTTCGACTACGGCAACAACATCCGCACGGTGGCCTTTGACGCTGGCTTGAAGGACGCGTTCGAGATCCCCGGCTTCGTGCCGGCGTACATCCGGCCGCTGTTTTGCGAAGGCAAGGGCCCGTTCCGGTGGGCCGCCCTCTCCGGCGACCCGGCCGACATCGCGCGGACGGATGAACTGGTGCTGTCGATGTTCCCCCACGACGAACACCTCAAGCGCTGGATCACGATGGCGCGCGAACGCATCCACTTCCAGGGGCTGCCCGCGCGAATCTGCTGGCTGGGGCAGGGTGATCGCGCGAAGTTCGGCGTCGCGCTCAATGACCTCGTGGCCACGGGCGAGTTGAAGGCGCCAATCGCGATCGGGCGCGACCACCTCGACACGGGCTCCGTGGCCTCGCCCTTCCGCGAGACCGAGGGGATGAAGGATGGCACCGATGCCGTCGCCGATTGGGCCATCCTCAACGCCCTCGTGAACGTGGCGGGCGGTGCGAGCTGGGTGAGCTTCCACCACGGCGGCGGTGTGGGCATCGGCAATTCGCTGCACGCGGGGCAGGTGATCGTCGCGGACGGCACGGACGAGATGCGTCAGCGACTCGAGCGGGTGCTGACCAACGATCCCGGGATGGGCGTGGCACGTCACGCGGATGCGGGCTACGACATCGCCATCGAGACGGCGAGGCGTACGGGCCTCAAGCTGCCGATGCTGGGCACGGCCTGA
- a CDS encoding radical SAM protein, producing MLSTRFKPWDLVPFSYKYAKLRLQRRPVLVHFEVTMRCNARCGFCDYWKTPAEEKAQELRSFVDAARHFNPMLITWTGGEPLLRSDLEDLVSAVDRAIRTKYTTIITHGAMLSVDRARSLWAAGIGQFNISLDYLDGRHDAARGIPGLTKKILAVAPAMRAEGMTVRFNTVIKDDNLDEVMPLVREAERMRVGVNLSVYTDFKNGNREHLVRPEQLARVDELVRELLAFKRGRRGTISNSDHYIGQIPHYLRGELNEPCRSGQDTIHINPFGQVRRCPDFPADGHWSTYDGYAPIDCDRCFYACRGEAQAPLRLNRFQDLVASP from the coding sequence GTGCTGAGCACCCGCTTCAAGCCCTGGGACCTCGTTCCCTTCAGCTACAAGTACGCGAAGCTCCGCCTGCAGCGTCGGCCGGTGCTCGTGCACTTCGAGGTCACGATGCGCTGCAACGCGCGCTGCGGCTTCTGCGACTACTGGAAGACGCCGGCGGAGGAGAAGGCGCAGGAGTTGCGCTCGTTCGTGGATGCGGCGCGGCATTTCAATCCGATGCTCATCACCTGGACCGGCGGCGAGCCGCTGCTGCGCAGCGACCTCGAGGATCTGGTCTCCGCCGTGGACCGCGCGATTCGCACCAAGTACACGACGATCATCACGCACGGGGCGATGCTTTCGGTCGATCGCGCGCGCTCGCTGTGGGCGGCTGGCATCGGGCAGTTCAACATCTCGTTGGACTATCTCGATGGGCGCCACGATGCGGCGCGCGGAATTCCCGGCCTCACCAAGAAGATCCTCGCCGTCGCCCCGGCGATGCGCGCCGAAGGAATGACCGTGCGCTTCAACACGGTCATCAAGGACGACAACCTCGACGAGGTGATGCCGCTGGTGCGCGAGGCCGAGCGGATGCGTGTGGGTGTGAACCTCAGCGTGTACACGGACTTCAAGAACGGCAATCGCGAGCACCTGGTGCGTCCCGAGCAATTGGCGCGCGTGGACGAGCTGGTGCGCGAGCTGCTGGCCTTCAAGCGCGGGCGACGCGGCACGATCTCGAATTCGGACCACTACATCGGGCAGATCCCGCACTATCTCCGCGGCGAGCTCAATGAGCCCTGCCGCTCGGGGCAGGACACGATCCACATCAACCCGTTTGGGCAGGTGCGGCGCTGTCCGGACTTTCCCGCGGACGGGCACTGGTCCACGTACGACGGCTATGCACCGATCGACTGTGATCGCTGCTTCTACGCCTGTCGCGGCGAGGCGCAGGCGCCGCTGCGGTTGAATCGCTTTCAAGACCTGGTGGCATCCCCGTGA
- a CDS encoding DUF4321 domain-containing protein codes for MALQGSAKHRPGYHAIVLAIGFVVGGFLTQFARIFLPAGAVKEFLTTGVTPSLGPLSVDLVIIKFGLGPIALDVSLLSLVGVLAAYLVARSLF; via the coding sequence ATGGCGCTCCAAGGGTCTGCCAAGCATCGGCCGGGGTACCACGCCATTGTACTCGCCATCGGATTCGTGGTGGGGGGGTTCCTGACGCAGTTCGCGCGAATCTTCCTGCCGGCCGGCGCGGTGAAGGAGTTTTTGACGACGGGGGTGACGCCAAGCCTCGGCCCCTTGTCGGTGGATCTAGTAATCATCAAGTTCGGACTTGGACCCATCGCGCTCGACGTCTCGTTGCTGAGTCTGGTCGGGGTCCTCGCCGCCTATCTCGTAGCGCGTTCGCTGTTCTAA
- a CDS encoding twin-arginine translocase TatA/TatE family subunit encodes MFGLGPTELFIGLIVVLLLFGAKRIPEIAGSFGKGIKEFKKNMNEVQREISAPADQGSLPQGDRGERTVKHDDSVEKEPKRLL; translated from the coding sequence ATGTTTGGGCTCGGACCGACCGAACTCTTTATCGGTCTCATCGTGGTACTGCTGCTCTTCGGGGCCAAGCGCATTCCGGAGATTGCCGGATCGTTCGGCAAGGGCATCAAGGAATTCAAGAAGAACATGAATGAGGTGCAGCGCGAGATCAGCGCGCCGGCGGATCAGGGGAGCCTGCCTCAGGGGGATCGGGGCGAGCGGACCGTGAAGCATGATGATTCGGTGGAGAAGGAGCCGAAGAGGCTGCTCTAA